The Dehalobacter sp. DCM sequence CAGCACTTCCGTATGCATAGAATCGGATCCATCGGTACTCAGTCCGTCTGCACTTTCCGCATAGTATACCTTTACTTTTTTATCGTCGGGAACCTTGGAAACCATGGATTTTGTTCTGTCTAAGGATTCTTTAACATAGTCTGCGAGCATATTCGCACGTTCCGATTGGCCAAGGATCTCACCAAGCAGTCGGTAAGCCTGTTCCGTAGCCGTAAGAGAGTAATCGAGATTGACAACGGGGATTCCTGTTTGTTCTGATAGCTTTTGAATACTGGCTATGTTCTGTCCTTTTTGACCAATACTCAAAATAATATCCGGTTTAAGACTGATAATATATTCCGTATTGTACGTGTTTTTACCACCCATGTTCCCGCCGAGTACCGGGAGGTCTCTGTATTTTTCATTGATATACTGTAAGGCATCTTCCGTCATTTTAGAGTTCCAGCCAATCAGCTTATCCGGATCGACCGTATAAACCATATAGGTCCCGATAGGACTGGTGCAGTATACTTTCTTAACTTCCGCCGGGATGCTGCACTGATTCCCCATCATGTCTGTAAACTCGCGCTTTCCATCAACGATTTTCGTTAATTGGACCGCTGCTGTTTGTTTCGACGAGTTGTCAGTCGAGGCGGATTTAGCCGAGCACCCCACCAGCGAAAGCAGCCCGAGGACTAAACAGATGCTCAGAGCAAGGAATTGCGTAAACTTCTTTGACTTCATTTTCTCTAATTTCTCCTTTAAATATTAATTATTATGTGGTGTATATAAAAGAAGCGTTCTGCTCCTGTATACATTTGTTCTGCCGGCGCATTATCTATGCTAATTATCGTTGCTGATTTGGAAAAATGAAAAAACCATTCGCACCTGTCAGAGAAAGAAAATTGGCATAAACACCGGCGTTCTCAGTGGCGACAAGATTGGTTCTCTCGTCGGTATATAACCGCGTGACGGCCATTGCTCTTGCCCATTGATACGGATTAGTCGGATTTTCATTCTGTAAATCAGTGTAAGGGTAAGGAACAAATGGCTGAATGGCGATCCAATCCGCATCAATACTCTTCAGATACTTCAGACCCTCCACAAACGCTTGCTCAGATAGACCAAAACTCAGAAGAAAACCGCTCGACAGTTTCAGTCCTGCCTCCTTTGCGCTTTCCAAAGTCTTTTTACGATCACATAATGTATAATCCCTCAACAACCAATGTAACTGTTTTAAAGCTGTAAGCCAGGCATATCCGAACCTACTTGAGTGGCCCTATGATATCAATGTTATAATTTCCGGTAATAAG is a genomic window containing:
- a CDS encoding ABC transporter substrate-binding protein yields the protein MKSKKFTQFLALSICLVLGLLSLVGCSAKSASTDNSSKQTAAVQLTKIVDGKREFTDMMGNQCSIPAEVKKVYCTSPIGTYMVYTVDPDKLIGWNSKMTEDALQYINEKYRDLPVLGGNMGGKNTYNTEYIISLKPDIILSIGQKGQNIASIQKLSEQTGIPVVNLDYSLTATEQAYRLLGEILGQSERANMLADYVKESLDRTKSMVSKVPDDKKVKVYYAESADGLSTDGSDSMHTEVLNFVNAANVVTLETSAQSMGTEVSMEQILNWNPEVIIVNSMMGGDDFLKTVNTDSKWSSISAVKNNRIYKPAALPFGWFDRPPCMARVIGAEWLASVLYPEYVQVDLKSDVKAFYKTFYQVDITDVQATALINGGGEK